The genomic region CTTCATCATAAATTCTCTAACTTCTTTGGCTTTTTGAATAAATTCCTTGGCGGAGTAAATCGATCCTTCCTTTGGATACCAACCATCCACGATTTGAGCCTTCCCCCACGTTTTAGGATCAGCTAGGTTACCTTCTCTATTAACAATGACGATGACATGATCAAAATTGAAAGAAATAGTTTCTATTCTTTGTATGCCTTTTTTATGCTCCCATAAATATTTAGCTAAAAGACAAGCTCTTTCAGAACATTTTCCTGCTCTCTTGGCTTGGGCGATGATCGCAAGCAATAAAACATTTCTGTGATTTTCTTGAAGATGAAACTCTGGATCCCATAAAGGATTGAGCCCGGAAAATTTTATTGCAAAATGGGGATCTGGATTTTGTGCAGAGGCATAATCTTTGCAATGATAAAACCATTTTTTATTTGTTTTAACAAATAATTCACGTGTATTATACGAATCAAAATAGAATTCTGTTTTATCTTCATTAGTTAATTGGAGAGCATTGGTCTTTCTGTAATTTCCTCTTTTGTGATAACGAAATTGTTGAAAGCAAACCCACCCATTTGTTTTTTCTATATCTTCCATTTTATTTGAAGCGCCCAATACGCATGTTGAAAGAACATGTTTAAGTCCTGTCGTAAGTAACGCTTTTGTACGATCTTCAGTAGGGGAGGTAAAGAAAGTGGAGGTGCTGAGCATATAATAACCATGAAAAATTAAGGATAAAAAAAGATTTATAATTATTGAAATGATATTATTATATACAATTAACTATTAAGGCAAGCTTTAAGCTTACTTCTAACTTCTGGTAGTCTTTCAACGCGTCTTAACAGGGCGAGTAGCATTGATTGTTTGAAACCACGGGTATTCACGCCTCTACTACTTCTTGTAACTTCTATTACAGGAAGTAGCTTGGATCTAAGGAGCGCGCATTCAACTTGCTAATGCAACCACCAAAATGTTAAATATTCCGTGCTAACATAACCACTTCGTCCGCGGAATATAGATCTTTTATCACAGCAACTTCTTCCGCTCCTAAAGCTTTTCTATACAGGGCTTTGGCTTGATTATCAGTCCTCGTAGATACTAATACAGCTTTCAGGCTTGAATTGTTATCAGCTAAATATGCCTTAATATGAGTTAATGACTCTTTAATCAGTTTCGTGCCAATGCCTTTGCCTTGATAATTTTTTAAGACTGCTATCTGTTCAAGCTCTATAACGGATTCTTGTCGAAATCCACTTTTTTGCAACCATTCTATATAGCCTACAACATTATCTTTTTCATCTCTTGCAACAAAAAACATTATTCTTGGAAAGGCTGCAAAATTGCAGCTTATCCAACCATGAGAATTATTTTGCCTAGGAAATTGTTGCGTATGTATCTTGGCTACCACATCGATATCCTCATGATGCATATGTAATACAATCACTGGCAAACCTACCTCCGCTATTATCTTTTAAAAATTTCATTGGGTGATTTATAATTAAGAGTTTTCCGGGGTCTATTATTCAATTTGTCCTCTATTATAGCAAGGTCTTGATTAGTCACTTTAGTGAACTCCGAGCCTTTTTTGAGGTATTGCCGAATTAAACCATTCGTATTTTCATTAAGGCCTCGTTCCCATGAAGAATAAGGATGTGCAAAAAAGAAATCTGCATTGAGTTCCATGCTGACTTCCTCATGTTTTGCAAATTCACAGCCATTATCTGAGGTAATTGTGTGAACGTATTTTTTATATTCTGCCAACGCATCAGTAATGGCGGCTTTTGTCATTTCACTCGTTTTTTGTTTAAGTTTTCTTAGTAATGTAAATTTTGATACTCTTTCCACTATTGAAAGTACAGCCTGTTTCTGATTTTTGCCAATAATCGTATCGATTTTCCAATCACCTATTCTTTTTTTTTCACCAACAATTTTAGGACGTTCATCTATCATCTTTCGATTCTTTATTGCTCCGTATCTAGCAACACTTCCATAGCGCTTCCTATATTTTTTATTTTTATGCCGTAAATGTTTATAAAGTTCTCCGCCCTTTTGTTTATCCTCCATAATAAATTGATAAATCCTTTCGTGGCTAATTGAAAATAATTCCCATCGTTTAGCGTAACCACTTATTTGCTCCGGGCTCCAATCCTCAAGAAGTTTTGTCCTTACGAATTCTTCAACTTCTTTAGTAAATTTATAATAATGACGCTTCGCTTT from Gammaproteobacteria bacterium harbors:
- a CDS encoding GNAT family N-acetyltransferase, whose product is MHHEDIDVVAKIHTQQFPRQNNSHGWISCNFAAFPRIMFFVARDEKDNVVGYIEWLQKSGFRQESVIELEQIAVLKNYQGKGIGTKLIKESLTHIKAYLADNNSSLKAVLVSTRTDNQAKALYRKALGAEEVAVIKDLYSADEVVMLARNI
- a CDS encoding IS30 family transposase, with the translated sequence MGHTHLNYLKRCQILALWKAGFNQNQIAKEVGVYKSTISREFRRNLTYVRTSIGYWAYKPDYAQGYADARRKAKRHYYKFTKEVEEFVRTKLLEDWSPEQISGYAKRWELFSISHERIYQFIMEDKQKGGELYKHLRHKNKKYRKRYGSVARYGAIKNRKMIDERPKIVGEKKRIGDWKIDTIIGKNQKQAVLSIVERVSKFTLLRKLKQKTSEMTKAAITDALAEYKKYVHTITSDNGCEFAKHEEVSMELNADFFFAHPYSSWERGLNENTNGLIRQYLKKGSEFTKVTNQDLAIIEDKLNNRPRKTLNYKSPNEIFKR